The Rhopalosiphum maidis isolate BTI-1 chromosome 2, ASM367621v3, whole genome shotgun sequence genome segment agaaaatcaaCTAGATTTTCCATATCAATTCCTGTTTACTCAGTAATTTTCAAggttaaaaatggttttttaattttaggtattttgttaacaataataccAATCTTTTATTGTGTTGTATGTAATTAAagcaatactttatttttactaagatTTTGCTATTCTGTAACCACTGAACGATGTAACTTCTACGTCTTGTTCATGTCTAGCATTGAACTTTTTTGAATTTCCATCCAAATGTACAGCTACTTGATCTCCACCTTCAACTTCCAAAAGTATTGTAGCTGATCCACCACCTGGTTTCGTTGCTATAATTGGTGTCCACTGTTTACCGTTGTTTAATCTTTTCTTCAACACCAtcctatgttattattttgttagcaTGGTTGTCTAAAAGTCTATTTCCTTGTAACCAATGCATATTACCTTGTATTCTCTTCGGTGAAACCAGTGAAAGAGAATTGGTAGAGGCCGGAACAAGCGCATGTGAAGACACCAACCTCACGATCCCATGTAACAgctaaattaacaatattctgTTTATACGCTACCAGACCTGTAGAATG includes the following:
- the LOC113554101 gene encoding uncharacterized protein LOC113554101; translation: MYKTSVLWLCTLLWSVGLAVSPIPSRSPVKNTNVDCTGPIAFSSTGSTSVHSTGLVAYKQNIVNLAVTWDREVGVFTCACSGLYQFSFTGFTEENTRMVLKKRLNNGKQWTPIIATKPGGGSATILLEVEGGDQVAVHLDGNSKKFNARHEQDVEVTSFSGYRIAKS